From the Chondrinema litorale genome, the window CAATTGACAATCAACCGGGTTACTGTCGATAGTGATGCTTATTGGAATAATGATGGGATGGACATTGGAGATTGTACCAACGTTAAAATTACCAATTGCTACGTAAATTCTGCGGATGATGGCATTTGCCTGAAATCACACCATCCTGATGTTTTGAATGATAATATTTACATAGCCAACTGTGTGGTGAGATCTAGTGCCAGTGCTATCAAATTTGGTACAGCTTCTACTGGTGGATTCAAAAATGTGAAAATTGAAAATGTCAGTATTTATGATACCTTTCGATCCGCTATTGCGCTAGAATCCGTGGATGGTGGAAGTCTTGAAAATATAGAGATATCAGGTATTACTGCAATAAATACAGGAAATGCCATCTTCATCAAGTTGGGCCATCGCAATGTAAATGGGGAAATAGGCTCTCTGAAGAATGTGTCCATTAAGGATGTGATGGTTCAGATACCTTATGAGGTGCCTGACATAAATTATAAAATCAGAGGTCCTGAATTGCCATTTTTTCACAATGTATTTCCAGCTTCAATATCTGGCTTACCTGACAACTATGTGGAAAATGTAACAATCGAAAATGTCAGAATCATTTACCCCGGAAGGTCTAACAAAGGATATGCACAAGTAAGGTTGAATCAACTCAGCCTTATACCAGAACAGCGTTCCGATTATCCTGAGTTCAGTATGTTTGGAGAATTACCTGCGTGGGGATTTTATGTAAGGCATGTAAAAGGTCTAACATTCAAGAATGTGACATTTGAGTTAAATGATACAGATTATAGACCCGCTTTCGTCTTTGATGATGTGGAAGGTTTAAAAATGCATCGAATAAAACTTCCTGATGGCTCCAACTCCCGATCTGTAATTCTAAACGATGTTGTAAATTTCACACATGACTTAAAAGATGAAATGATCCTCCAAGCTCCTGAACAAGTCGTCCATAAAATTAAATAGTAAAATTATTGATTTGAATACCTAAATTACTTCAATAAAGTAAACTATAAAACGTCAAAATCAGAGAGTTATGAGCAATAGTAACAGAAGAGATTTCATTAAAAAATCAAGCTTAGCAGCTGCGGGATTATCATTTGCCACAGGTACTTCAGCAGCCAGTTATAAAAGAATTATTGGTGCCAATGACCGATTAAATATAGCATTTATTGGACTTGGTAGACGAGTAGGTGCTTATGTACCAAGCTTAGAAAAAAAGAACAATGTGCGTCTGGCTTATTTGTGTGATGTTAAAAAAAGCCAGATAGACAGAGCCCTTGAAGAACTTAAAGATATTCTTCCTTACAAACCAAACACCACCGAAGATATGCTGGAGGTATTTGGTGATAAAGATGTAGATGCCATCTTTAATGCTACTCCAGATCATTGGCATGCTCCAGGATCGTGGATGGCCATGGAGCAAGGCAAACATGTTTATGTGGAGAAACCTTGTAGCCATAATCCGTGGGAGGGAGAGTTGCTAGTACAGTATGCCAAAAAGTACGATAAGGTGATTCAAATGGGTAATCAACAACGTTCTTCCTATCATACAATTGAGATCATTAAAGAAATCCAAAATGGGATTATTGGAGATGCTTACAAAGCAGTAGCTTATTACAACAACAGTAGGGGTGAAGTACCTCAACAGATAAAGCAAGCAGCTCCTTCAGACTTAAACTGGGATTTATGGCAAGGTCCAGCTCCTAGGCAAGATTACTTTCATAATACTTGGGATTACAATTGGCACTGGTATGGGTGGAACTGGGGCACAGCTGAGACTGGTAACAATGCCACTCACGAGTTAGATGTAGCAAGGTGGGCATTGCAACTGGAATTCCCCAATAAAGTTACAACTGATTCTGGTAAGAGACATTACAAAGATGATGGTTGGGAGATGTACGACACAATGTACGCAACCTTCGAATTTGACAACGGCAAAACGATTAACTGGGACGGTAAGTCAAGAAATGGATATAGTACTTATACAGGAGGTAGAGGTACAGTGATCTATGGCACAGAAGGAACGGTGTTGGTGGACAGGGAGCACTACGAAGTATTCGACCGAAGTGGTAAGAAGGTGAAAGAAAAATCATCTGGAAGTAGCGAAGGTGGACTCGTGTTGGGAGGCGGTGGTGATATGAGCACCGACCATGTAGTCAACTTCTACGATGCAATTAGAGGCCAAGCCAAACTCAATTCTCCTATTGATGAAGGAGCAAAAAGTTCATTATTGTGCCATTTAGCGAACATATCTAGCAGACTTAATAAATCATTAGAACTAGATAGTAGCAATGGACATATTTTCGATCGAGAAGGGATGAAGCTTTGGGAAAGACAATATGCTGCTGGTTTTGAACCAATAATTTAAAGATGGTTATGATAAATAAAATGAATTCTATTAATAGAATCAATGCGATAATTACTGTAATAATTTTGGTAGTTGCATCTTCTTGTAACTCCATCACAAAACCGATTGAAAAACCTTCTGAGCCAGAATTTGTAGATTTAGTATACCCTCTTTTAGATTCTGAAAATTCAAGGTGGTTTTTCTTCTCATCTGCCTGTCGGCCTTTCGGTATGGTGAATTTAAGTCCTGATACAGAAATTAATGGGGCTTGGGGAAGTGGTTACCGGTATAACACAGATACGGTAAAAGCCATTAGCCATATACATGCTTGGCAATTGGCAGGTTTGGCTGTAATGCCTGTTGATACAAAAGCTTCAGAAGATATTTTTTCAGACTATTATTCTCATTTTGATCACGAAAAAGAGAAAGTATTTCCAGGATATCATCAACTGTATTTGGATCGCCATAAAGTGGGAGTGGAGTTGACCAGTACAAAAAGATGCGGCTTTCATCGGTATACTTTTGAAGGTAATAATGGAGCGATATTAATCAACCTTGGAGGCAAGCTTGGTCCATCAGAGATTGTGGATGGAAGTTTAAAACAAGTTGGCACCAGAGTTCTAGAAGGAGAACTTAGCAATGCTCCTACCATAAGACGGCCTAAGTCTGCCAAAGTTTTTTTCAGAATTGAGTTGGACAGTGATATTAGTGAACTTTCCCAATCCTCCGATAAGGAGAAATTTTTAGTGCATCTCAAGAATGATGTAAAAGAGGTGAATATGAAAGTGGGAATTTCTTATACTTCAGTTAAGAATGCTGCTTATAACCTAAGCCAAGAAATACCTAATTGGGACTTTGAGCAAGTAGTAAATGAATCACGAAAGGAATGGAATAGCTATCTGGGTAGGATAAAAGTAGATGGAGGTACACAAGACCAACAACGTAGATTCTACACAGATTTATGGCATGCTCTTCAAGGTAGACGAATCATAAGTGATGCAAACGGATATTATCCTGATAATACCGGAGAGCATTTTCAGGTAAAACAATTACCACTAAATAGTGAAGGAAAGCCAAAGTTTAATCATTACAATTCCGATTCATTTTGGGGAGCGCAATGGACTATACAGACGCTTTGGCAATTGGTTTATCCAGAGATAGCTGAAGAGTTTGTTAATTCATTAATGCAGTATTATACAGATGGTGGGTTGATTCCACGAGGACCAGCTGGAGGTAATTATACTTATGTGATGACAGGTTCAAGCAGTACTCCATTTATCGTTGGAGCCTATCAAAAAGGATTAAGAGATTTTGATGCAAATGAAGTGTATTCGGCTTTAAAGAAAAACCATATGTCTGGAGGTATTATGGCAAAAGCCGGATATGAGCATAAAACCTCTAAAGGCGGAGGTTTGGATTATTATATTAAAAATGGATATGTTCCTTATCCAATTCTAGATGGAAATTTTGGCTATCACCAAGCAGGTGGAGGTGTTACATTAGAGTATGCATATCAAGACTGGTGTTTGGCACAATTGGCCAAGGCATTGAATAAAGAGGATGACTATAAATATTTTACAGATAGATCTGGCAACTATAAAAATGTCTTTGATCCCCAAACAAATTGGATACGCCCTAAGAATGCCAATGGAGATTGGATGGAACCATTTGATCCATATGAATATACCAATGGATTTGTGGAGTCGAATGCGGCACAGATGACATGGTTTGTACCGCAAGATTTAGATGGCTTGGCTACATTGATGGGAGGTCAGGTCTCAGCCGTAGAGAAATTGAATGCTCAGTTTCAGGAAGCACAAAAATTAGGTTTCACGTCAGGTACTGCTCATGCTAAAGAAACCCATCCTGAATATTCTAGAATTCCCATTAATTATGGCAATCAACCTTCCATCCAGACTGCTTTTGTATTTACTCATCTCGGAAGACCTGACCTAACACAGTATTGGTCTAGAAAAATTGTTCAGTCTGTGTACGAAGGGGTGTCCACAAGCAGAGGTTACAATGGAGATGAAGATCAAGGATTAATGGGTTCGCTGTCAGTGTTGATGAAAATCGGCTTGTTTCAGATGACCGGTGGAGTAGAAGCTGATCCCATCTATGATATATCAAGTCCTTCTTTTAAAAGGGTAGAGATAGCGTTGAGTCCAGAATATTATAGTGGAGACCCGTTGATTATTGAGGCTGAGGGTGACCCTAATAACGAGTACATCAACATGGCTTCTATTAATGAAGCCCCAATACAATCCTTTCAGCTTCGCCATAGTGAAATTACCAAAGGAGGAACTTTAAAACTTGTGAGGAGTGAAGTCTACCGGTGATAATCGGAAAACTACACATAGACCACCGGTCGACTCAATCACATCTCATGGGAATAATAGAAATCAGGAAAATGAATACATATAGACTTATACTATCCACAATAGCCATCATACTGTTTACTCAATGTGCGAAAAGAGCGGCAGATGGAAAGGTGAGTGAAAAAATCATCAGTCAGGTTCCTTTTAGCGAAGTGAAGGTTCAGGATCTCTTTTGGTCACCACGTATAGAGACAAACCGAAAGGTCACAATTCCCTTTGATTTTCAGAAATGCCAAGAGACCGGTCGCCTCGACAACTTTGCAATAGCTGCAGGCTTGAAGTCTGGAAAGTTCAAGGGAAAAGTTTACGATGACTCAGATGTTTTCAAAGTGATCGAAGGAGCCTCTTATTCTTGGCAGCAGACTTACGACCCTGAGTTGGATGCCTACCTCGATAGTCTCATCAATTGGATTGCCTCAGCGCAAGAACCGGATGGCTACCTATATACAGCACGTACCATCAATTCCGATAGTCTTCCTGATATGGGTGGAAGTGAGCGTTGGCAAAAAATCCACCGTTTCAGCCATGAATTATACAATGTGGGACATATGTATGAAGCAGCAGTAGCACACTATCAGACC encodes:
- a CDS encoding glycoside hydrolase family 28 protein — its product is MHKIFFISLILSLLSITVYCNNSSSTVSTEINIVSLGAIGDGKTDNTQILQTAIDKVSVSGGGKVIVPEGQFVTGAFFLKDGVTIDIQYRGALLGSLDHKKYLDNEKMNHWINAENVNDIGIIGEGEVNGRGQELALILDSLYFAGSWDDRYNYRRHRPERRPKLLHFTLSKKIILEGVTFKNSANWVLDFDRCDQLTINRVTVDSDAYWNNDGMDIGDCTNVKITNCYVNSADDGICLKSHHPDVLNDNIYIANCVVRSSASAIKFGTASTGGFKNVKIENVSIYDTFRSAIALESVDGGSLENIEISGITAINTGNAIFIKLGHRNVNGEIGSLKNVSIKDVMVQIPYEVPDINYKIRGPELPFFHNVFPASISGLPDNYVENVTIENVRIIYPGRSNKGYAQVRLNQLSLIPEQRSDYPEFSMFGELPAWGFYVRHVKGLTFKNVTFELNDTDYRPAFVFDDVEGLKMHRIKLPDGSNSRSVILNDVVNFTHDLKDEMILQAPEQVVHKIK
- a CDS encoding Gfo/Idh/MocA family protein, whose amino-acid sequence is MSNSNRRDFIKKSSLAAAGLSFATGTSAASYKRIIGANDRLNIAFIGLGRRVGAYVPSLEKKNNVRLAYLCDVKKSQIDRALEELKDILPYKPNTTEDMLEVFGDKDVDAIFNATPDHWHAPGSWMAMEQGKHVYVEKPCSHNPWEGELLVQYAKKYDKVIQMGNQQRSSYHTIEIIKEIQNGIIGDAYKAVAYYNNSRGEVPQQIKQAAPSDLNWDLWQGPAPRQDYFHNTWDYNWHWYGWNWGTAETGNNATHELDVARWALQLEFPNKVTTDSGKRHYKDDGWEMYDTMYATFEFDNGKTINWDGKSRNGYSTYTGGRGTVIYGTEGTVLVDREHYEVFDRSGKKVKEKSSGSSEGGLVLGGGGDMSTDHVVNFYDAIRGQAKLNSPIDEGAKSSLLCHLANISSRLNKSLELDSSNGHIFDREGMKLWERQYAAGFEPII
- a CDS encoding GH92 family glycosyl hydrolase — protein: MNSINRINAIITVIILVVASSCNSITKPIEKPSEPEFVDLVYPLLDSENSRWFFFSSACRPFGMVNLSPDTEINGAWGSGYRYNTDTVKAISHIHAWQLAGLAVMPVDTKASEDIFSDYYSHFDHEKEKVFPGYHQLYLDRHKVGVELTSTKRCGFHRYTFEGNNGAILINLGGKLGPSEIVDGSLKQVGTRVLEGELSNAPTIRRPKSAKVFFRIELDSDISELSQSSDKEKFLVHLKNDVKEVNMKVGISYTSVKNAAYNLSQEIPNWDFEQVVNESRKEWNSYLGRIKVDGGTQDQQRRFYTDLWHALQGRRIISDANGYYPDNTGEHFQVKQLPLNSEGKPKFNHYNSDSFWGAQWTIQTLWQLVYPEIAEEFVNSLMQYYTDGGLIPRGPAGGNYTYVMTGSSSTPFIVGAYQKGLRDFDANEVYSALKKNHMSGGIMAKAGYEHKTSKGGGLDYYIKNGYVPYPILDGNFGYHQAGGGVTLEYAYQDWCLAQLAKALNKEDDYKYFTDRSGNYKNVFDPQTNWIRPKNANGDWMEPFDPYEYTNGFVESNAAQMTWFVPQDLDGLATLMGGQVSAVEKLNAQFQEAQKLGFTSGTAHAKETHPEYSRIPINYGNQPSIQTAFVFTHLGRPDLTQYWSRKIVQSVYEGVSTSRGYNGDEDQGLMGSLSVLMKIGLFQMTGGVEADPIYDISSPSFKRVEIALSPEYYSGDPLIIEAEGDPNNEYINMASINEAPIQSFQLRHSEITKGGTLKLVRSEVYR